One Rhea pennata isolate bPtePen1 chromosome 15, bPtePen1.pri, whole genome shotgun sequence genomic window, CACCATGCTGCTCCCCTACTGGGTGTCCCAGCTGTGCGGCGGGGTGGTGGGAGCCGCCCTGGCGAAGGTACGGCCCTGGGGGGCTcgccgggcggggggccgcggcgtgGCGGGCGGCTCACGCCGGCGGCGCTTCCCCCCTCCGTGCAGGCGGCCACGGCCGGCGAGCGGTACGCCAACGCCAGCGGGGGAGCCTTCGGCAGCATCGCCGCCGACGCGCAGGTCCCCGCCGCGCTGGCCGCTGAGATCTTCCTCACCGCCCTCCTGGTGCTCACCGTCTGCATGGGGGCCCTCAACGAGAAGACCAGCACCCCGCTGGCACCCTTCTGCATCGGCTTCGCCGTCACGGCCGGCGTCCTGGCGGGGTGAGCTCCCAGCCCGGCCCctccggcagcgccggccgcggggagccccgggcAGGCGGGGCGGTTTCTTGCCGCCGGGCTCAGCCCCGGTGCCGGCGGGTGTTGCGGGCCAGCGTGCACGGTCGTGAGCACTCGCGGCTCGCTGAGCTGCGGCGCTGCCCCCTCGAGCAGGATTCGGAGCCCGCGTTTAAGGGTCACGCAAACCTCGCACGCCAGCACTCAACCCTCGCGGTTTTCCTTGATCTGCCAATGCTGCTGCGCCGCGGGCATCGCCGGCTTCCACGGCTTGAGAGCTGAGCCGCGAAACCCGCCTGGCGCTCTTGTCTGTACCCTGCATGCTGCGTTTTCCCTCTTAGCTTGCGGTTGTTGACAAGCagctgtgccgtgctgtgccgtgctgtaCGATGCCACGCTGCACCGTGCTTTgccgtgctgtgctgcactgtaTGATGCCGTGCTGCACCATGCCATGCTATACAATGCTGTGCTGTACGATGCCACGCTGCACTGTGCTTTgccgtgctgtgctgcaccGTATGATGCCGTGCTGCACCATGCCATGCTATACAATGCTGTGCTGTACGATgccatgctgcactgtgctttgccgtgctgtgctgcaccATGCAATGCCGTGCTATACAATGCTGTGCTATGCTGTACGATGCCGCGCTGCACTATACCGCGCTGCACGGTGCTGTCCGTGCCGGCTGCTACCGCGCTCTCTCTTTCAGAGGTGCCATGTCCGGAGCCTGCATGAATCCTGCCAGGGCCTTCGGGCCGGCGCTGATAGCCGACTACTGGGACTACCACTGGGTTTACTGGGTCGGGCCCGTGATCGGCGGCGTGCTGGCTGGTGCCCTGGTGAGGTACGCGGTGCCGCGCtggcggaggcggcggggccgtgccGGCTGCTTCCTGCGTTGCCCCGGGCTCCCTGCGCCGGGacccggcggcgctgccggccccgctgcTCCCTCGCTGTTCCCCTGGGCATGGCTGTAGCCGCTGGTTTTCCTGGAGGGCTGGCGAAGGCGCTGAGGCTCCACGGGgccgggggggaggaggagaaggcggCAGATGCTCCGCGTTGGGGTGAACCCGGGCCTGGGGCCGAGCAGGGCGGCTGCGGTCCCTGGGCCAGGGCGGAGGCGCAGGCGCCCATCCCAGCCGCCCCTTTCGTCTCCCCAAAGGCTCCTGATCGGCGACCGGAAAACgcgcctgctgctgctgtgagcagcgcggcccggctccagctccagctccacgCGGGCAGCTCCGCCGGGATCCCCCCGCCTCCGCCCGGCCGCGAGCGCCGCGGGAGACCCTCCACCCGGAGCCGCAGGAagcggcagcggcgccggcggagcggcCGTGAGCCCGGGACGAGGCGCCTCGGCGGCGGCCGTGCCCAGCCGCGACGGTgcagcgccgccggccccctccaccgcgccgcggccgctccgcc contains:
- the AQP8 gene encoding aquaporin-8; translation: MATEEHGPAAAKEARVDGVPKRQPPKPHWYERYVQPCVAELLGSALFIFIGCASVIENAEGTGRLQPALAHGLALGLNIAVLGNISGGHFNPAVSLGAWLIGGLSITMLLPYWVSQLCGGVVGAALAKAATAGERYANASGGAFGSIAADAQVPAALAAEIFLTALLVLTVCMGALNEKTSTPLAPFCIGFAVTAGVLAGGAMSGACMNPARAFGPALIADYWDYHWVYWVGPVIGGVLAGALVRLLIGDRKTRLLLL